The following proteins come from a genomic window of Thiothrix unzii:
- the ybgC gene encoding tol-pal system-associated acyl-CoA thioesterase has protein sequence MNEFILPIRVYYEDTDAGGIVYHANYLKFMERARTEWLRSLGMEQDALAQQGFLFVLSQLSINYRKPALFNEQIYVSATLTECHKASMLFNQQIWRQNQADARELLADGSVKVVCITQDTRRPTPLPPAIRNLIP, from the coding sequence TTGAATGAGTTTATCTTGCCAATACGGGTTTACTACGAAGATACCGATGCGGGCGGCATTGTGTATCACGCGAATTATCTGAAATTCATGGAGCGGGCGCGGACAGAATGGTTACGCAGCCTTGGGATGGAGCAAGACGCACTGGCGCAACAAGGGTTTTTGTTTGTGTTGAGTCAGTTGTCGATTAATTACCGTAAACCTGCCCTTTTTAATGAACAAATTTATGTCAGCGCGACGCTGACCGAATGCCATAAAGCCAGTATGCTATTTAATCAACAGATTTGGCGGCAAAATCAGGCCGATGCACGTGAACTGTTAGCCGATGGTAGCGTCAAAGTAGTGTGCATTACCCAAGATACGCGGCGACCCACGCCGCTACCTCCAGCAATAAGGAATTTGATCCCGTGA